TCAGTGAACAGGTTTGATTTCATTGCTTTACAAATATTTATAACCTTTAAACAACCTAGCAACTATTTCGTGGCCAACTTCTCCGATTACCTCTCATCACAATACATCCTTATTGCATGACCATGTTAAGTGACTCCAACAGTATTTTTCTTTCTTGCGCATAGACTAGAAGAATGTGCTGCAGAGAAAGACTCTCTATTGGCAACAGAAAGACAAGAAAACAATGCTACCAAGGAAGAACTAGCCAATGCCCAGAAAAAAACAAAGGAATTAGTAAATGAGTTACAAAATTGCCAAGAAATCAGAAAGCAACTCGAAGAAAACATCAAGAGGTCTGACACTTCTCATCAGTGGATACATGTCCCATATTTTCTCAATATTTTTATTCATTGTGATAGTAAATTCTCATTTTGGTGTTCTCAGGCTTGAACAAGATGCTACTGCCAAAGATGCTTTATTGATATCAGAAAAACAAACACATGAGGCGACCAAGAAAACTCTGACTGAAACTCTGGGGAGAAATGAAGAGTTAATCAAGAAAATTCAGGATTCTGATAAACATAGTCTTCAGCTTCAGCTAACTGTTGAGAGGTTGATAATCATTCTTGGCAGTATGTTCTTATTTTAAGTAACTTTCTGAGATCCTATCAAGTACATCATTCATCTTATGCTCTGTCCTTCTTAATTAACTAGATAGCTCTTTCATGATTACAGACTTCAAGCAAATGCATCTGCAAAGGAGGATTTACTGTTGAGAGAAAGGGAGCAAAGTAATACAACCATGAAGGTGCAAGAAGAAAATCAAGAAAGAAATTTGCAATTACTAAAGAGATTTGAGGATGTTGACAAGAAAATTGACCTTCTTCAAGGCACCATACAGAGGTAATTTATGCTGCATTTCGATATGTCATGCATACTAAATCTTCGTATATGTAGATGCTGATATTTGTAATGCTATTTCTTTGTTGGTTCAATTCAGGCTTGGCGACCATACAGAGAAAGACACGTTACTGCTATCTGAGAAACAAGAGAAGGATGAATTGAAGAAAGCACTCACTGAGACTGAATACAAAAATGAAGAATTAACGACAAAAATTGGTGAAACCAACAAAAAAATTGAACATCTGCAAAACACTATACATATGTATGTACCTTTGATTAAGTTTATGTGGTACAAGTGCATCATCTTAGTTTTTCATTGTTGGGACCTACCTGTCAGTGTCTCATTATTCTCATCAAGGTGTAACAGAGTGACACGTCTGCTGCTACCTCCGGACCCAACATGTGCTCTCCACCTGGGCAGGCGGTACAGGTGTCCTTAGTTGACACCTTTTTTTCTGCTAGCTTGTGTACTGCATGCCCATGTGGAGAACCCTAGCCATGTCAGATGCTGACGTGGCAGCAGCCGTGTCACTTCTTTACACCTAGATGAGAGCAATGaggcactgacatgtgggctaTATCACTCAAACTAACTGGAAACCAAAAATATGGAGTTGTGCAATACATTGTGACTTCAAATGTGGACATAGTGGCGAAAGTTGCTTCTTTGGATGGTTTATACAACATATGtatattttgcaaaattaactccATTGGTTGTTAAACCCATGAGATTAAACAGTTGTTTCTGCCCGAAAACAGGCTTGAACAAGACATAGTGGCGAAAGTTGCTTCTTTGGAAGCTGAAAAACAAGAAAATGACGCGATTAGGAAATCTCTTGTTGAAGCTCAGGAGAGAAATGATGAACTATTTATGAAAATTAGAGATAGTGAATACAAGGCCCACCAGCTCCAAGATACTGTGCAAAAGTTGGTATTTTAACTTACTATCTGGCTTTCTACAGTTTTGTGCACCAAGTACAGTTCCATCATTATCAGTCATCATGTTGTCCTTTTTGAGACTAACGTCTTCACTGATTAGGCTTCAAGTAGATGCCATATCAAGACTGTCTTCCTTTGTACTGGAGAAACAAGAGAGTGATGCTGTGAAGAAAGCACTTACTGAGGCTCGTGGAAGAAATGAAGATCTAATAAGGAGAAACGAAGACCTCCTCGATAGAAATGATGACCTTATCAAGAAAATCGAAGAGCTTCAGGAGACCATACAAAAGTATTCCTTTACATTTACAATAACCTTTTCAACTTTGGTAATTTATATGTCCAAATCATGCGCTCCTTTGTGATTACTTTTGATGGAACAACTGTATCCACAACACAGGCTAGAAGGAAAATCATCTAACTTAGAGGCAGAAAACCAAACTCTTCGTCAGCATTCGATTGTGTCGACTCCATCTACCGCCAAATCTCAAGCTTCATACTCTAAAATCAGTATGATCCATGTAATGTGCCTTCAATAGAGCTTACATTCGCATGACTGTTGAATGTTCTCATCTGATTTATTAGATGCATTTCAACAGAGAAGTCAAGAAAATGGTCATATTTTAAATGGCAACGTACCATATGCTGAAATGAGGTCCTCGTTTGGTCCAGCAGAAACAAGACCCTATATGGTAGTTTAACCAAGCACATGCCAGTTTTTTATTTTTATATTGTTTGATTGAGTAGTCATGACTTTGGTCGAAATAATATGGCAGGGTAGTGCCCCTGATTTGACTATCCACAGGGACTATGATACTGGGGAGAAAATGCAAAGGGTACTACTTAGTGAAGGATATCAGGTAGGCTGGTTGATACTTGCCTACCTACCCACCCCTTCCCATTTGCTAAAATGCTTTTTTGCCCTTCTAAACATCAGCAGCCCCAGGATGATCAGAAGTTATTGCTTAAGTACATTACCCAACATCTTGGATTCTCTGGGAACAAACCTGTTGCTGCTCTTCTTATATACCAATATCTTCTTCATTCGAGATCGTTTGAAGTTACAAAGACAGGTGTCTTTGACAGTATCCTACAGGCTATAAACTCAGCAACAGAGGTTTGTAGCACTCTGTTAATTATGTTTAATTGCGCTATATAATGGTACTTGAGTAGCATCTATCCCCTATGCCTTGTAGCATGATATGAGACAGCTTTATGCAGCCAATTTGCCAGTACCTGAAATCCAGAATCACTACATTTGCTCTTATATTAACTGACGTTCCTCTTACTTCAAGGCTCAATATGACACGAGAAGCTTGGCCTATTGGTTATCCAACTTATCGACATTATCAGTTCTCCTGCAACGCTCTTTTAGAACCGCTAGGACAGCAGCCTCAGTTCCATATAGACGAAAAATGTCGTATGATAGGATTTATCAAGCCAGTCAAGCATCTGGGCTTGCTTATTTAAGTGGTCAATTATTGGATGAACCTGGTGCATCACACCAAATTGATGCAAAATATCCAGCTTTGCTCTTCAAGCAGCAGCTTGTGGATCTGATTGAAAAGGTGTATGGGTTGATAAGTGACAAATTGAAGAAAGAGCTTAATCCATTGCTTGAGCTGTGCATTCAGGTACCGCCTCTCTTGAGAAAAAGTAATCATCAGCTGTGAAACTTTGCTTGTTGAGAATCCTGTAAATATTGTAAATATTTAGGATCCAAGAACTTCTCAAGCAAAGGCCTCAGTGACATCTGCTGGCTTGGGCCAACACAACCAACTCACACATTGGCTGGGCATcgtgaaaatcctcaacagctaCTTGTATCTGCTAATAGCCAACCATGTACGTGCTAAATTATTACAAAAATCAGTGCATTATTCTTTTTATCGATACAGTGCAGTATCAATTTGCAAAGTTATGAATTATGAGTGCAAGTCCACACTCAATGTGCAGGTTCCAACAATATTGGTCCACAAGTTGCTAACCCAAATATTTTCTATGGTGAACGTCCAATTATTTAACAGGTATAAGCGTATGTTTGCCCCCCACTACCAATTTTTTAAAACTTCAAAGAATAAGCTGTTCTAACTTACCTTCCTCTCCTTTCAAAAACAGACTCCTTCTGCGTCGTGAGTGCTGTTCATTTAGCAACGGGGAACATATTAGAGCCGGATTAGCCCAACTAAAACATTGGTGCAATGATGTTGCTCAAGAGGTTGCTCACTATCTTTTATTATGGTTATGGAGGCTATTCTCAGATGCTGTTAGCTAATGTTTTAGTACAGCTTGCAGATTCAGCCTGGGAAGCACTGAAGCATATAAGACAGGCGGCCGATTTCCTGGTCTGTGTTTCTTTTTTAAATCATAAGAAAACCTTGGTGgctcttagggcatgtacaatggtggcatgtggttacatatgcctcatgacaaaaagtaatttgaggcacctacatttatttttctccccaatgcaagctaccactagtggacctcattaagaaatagaaaataaagactctagtacacatgcatctctactttttACTCCAACCTTTTCAGCTTGTGTCAGcggaccacactttttctcttcaagcacccgcctcctgaagaggatcccgcttccctatccgaacctactttacgtcatatccgatcctacatggcatgcgaggcatcaccttgaggctatgcattgtacatgcccttatacaAACTGAACTGTCGGTAACTTAAATCCTCTGACTTATTTTCCTGCTCTTCCTGTTCATCAGGTCATTTCCCGAAAACAAATGAGGACATGGAGAGAGATACGCAATGATATTTGTCCGGTAAGTGCCTTTTGCTATGAGAGCAAGGATCTTGTTTTGTTAATCCTCAACTTTATATCTTTGATCGTTTCACTCTCTGTCCAGGCTCTCAGCTTACAGCAGCTAGAGAGAATAGTTGGTATGTACTGGGACGACATGAGCGGCACAAACGTACTTTCAGCAGAGGTATGTTGATAGGCTGAATCGGTGTAATCAAAACTGTTCGCCGTTGGCTGTTTGAAGTGTTGATTTCAACGTTGCTGTTTGCAGTTCACATCAAGCATGAGAGCAACCATGCATGAAGAATCAAATAGCCTCTCCAGCTTTTCAGTCTTGCTGGATGATGATTCCAGGTATGCATCATGCCCCCAAGGATTCCATTGTTTGCGCCCCTTTGGAACAACAACCAATGCTCCTTTTTCACCTCTGTTTGTTTCATTTCTCTCTTTGCAGCATACCCTTTTCGCTCGACGACATCGCAAAGTCGATGCCCAACATTGAGGACACGGTGGAGAGCGACCTGCTGCCCTTTATTCGTGAAAACCAGAGCCTTGCACTTATATTGCAAAGGAGGGACTGAGTAGTTCGCCGGCCTTGGGCGAACGAGGAGTGCCTCGCTCTAGGGTGTATATATTCTTGTAGCACAGTAGTAGAAGATAGGATGCCATATTAAGAGTGTTTCCACCGAGAATTTCTAGGCTTCTAAAGCTGTTAATAATTGTTTGGTTAAGCAGTGGTGCGTCTCTTCTCAGGGCATCTTGCCTGCATCACCCTCTTCTCCATTCTTTGGGTTTGAGTAGAAGCTGTAATTCATCAAAGGTGACAGAAACATGTTAAATCTTACTGTCATCTCAGCCGCTTGGCTATATACAAGTTCACTTTCTGTACACTGACGGCAAGGAACACAGCATGCCAGGGCTTGAGGCTGAAATTGACCGGCTGGAGAATGTTTTGACCATATGAACGGAAAACAGAGATATGATTAATTAATCATTATAACCCACTAGGTCGAAAATCCATCTATCATATACATGTACAATTCTTGAAACCCAACGAAAAAGGTGGGTCAAGTCTCATTAGAAGACCAACTGCTAGTATGGATTCAAGTCATGTTAGGAATTATTCTTGGGTTTCCTTCGGGGTTTCAAGTCGACCACTATTACGGTTATATTGTCCTGGCTTCCTTTCTTCAGCGCAAGCCTCGTCAGATAGTCCGCCGCTGCCTGCGCGGCAGGGTCGGTGGATCCATCACCTCCATCCGACGACAATGTTGTGACACTGTTGTTCTTGTGCCACTGCTGGATTTGCCGGCGCGCGACCTTGCACGCCTCTTCGTTCGACACGACATCCCAAAGCCCATCGCTGGCCAGAATGAGGCAGTCGTCATCTTTAGCCCGGGGAACAACCGTAACTTCTGGTTTGGGGATGATGTATGGCTTCAAGTATCGGTCACCTGCACCATCAGCAATTTCCAGTTCCAAGTTAGCAGAGATTGCAACAAGTATGGACAAATGTTATCCAACGCACAGGTAAATCAGCTTAGCTATCATAGGTTCAACTAAGTCCCTATGATGTTGTCCGAGTATTTTCATACATCAGATTTGAGTGGCACAAGAGATGTGAACAGATACAAGTAGGACCAGGTATTAGCCATGGTCCAAGCTGCAAGTGCCACTTGCATGACACAAGGTACCTTCCTTGCTTCCATAAAAGATGGTTTTTCTACTTTGgcaggtgacttctttccttaatCACATCTGCATACTAGTAGGTGTCTTCTTTTCTTAATCACATCTTCATACTTGATTCTATCAGAGCTACATTTGACCTCATTTTGCAAGTTCATCAGCACGATTAGTAGCAAAATTGAGGCAGACAGCACTTAACATGACAACAGCCAAGAGAATAGAGGGGCTGTCTGGATGGCGCCCAGGCCAGCCACACCAAATCGCGGGCGAGCCAAAAAGTTGGCGATGAAATTCGCCGCCACAGATCTGCCCTGGCGTTGGCACAGAAAACAAACTAGCGACCAAAATTTTGGCATAGGCTAGAAAATTTGGCTGCCAACCAAACAGACACCCATATTTTGGCAAGGCGAGCATCGGCCGTCATCCAAACAGCCCAGAGACTTCAGGTTTCCATAAATAGGAATCTTAAAATCAAGGGAAAAAAGTGCTACACTTTAAGTGTGCATTTTGCCACTGCCTAGTGCGTATCTCACGGTTCTCACCTAAGCACACGCAAGCATGATTACGTGCTAGGCGTTCTGTTGTCGCCTAGCGGCTAGCGCCTAGGCACGCTTAAACACTAACCGTTCTGCTGTCACCTAGCGCCTACTGCTTAAAATGGTACCGAGTAACGACTAACGAGAAATAACTCCTCAAGCACAGCTACTTTCCTGGATTTCAAACAAAGCAGCAGCGCGCGAAGACATTTACCACTATCACACCGGACCAAAGTAATTTTGCATCATACTTTGAAGTTGCTGTGACTACAGTTTCAAACTCAACGGGTGATCCTTACTATGACGCGTGTCGTATGAAAAATAGCAACACATTGTACAAGATAAATATAGGTGCATACCAATGGATCGTGACATAGCAAGTATGCCGGACACTCGGTGTCCGTTCCATTGGATGACCTTGCCTCCCGCAGCCTCAATCCTCGCGCGCTCATCCTTCCTGTCAGGCTGAAACAACAAGACATAATTAATCAGATTAACCCCAAACCATGGATGCTGTACCAATACCATGATGCTCGCATATCTACCTTCTGGTCAATTGAGAGAGCAACAGGCTCCTTCCCGCGTGAGAGCACGATGCGAGAATCGCCGCAGTTGGCGACCACCACATGAGAGGAGCACACCACGACTGCAACCGCCGTGGAGCCCACGTTCTCCGCGGCGATCGGGTCTGACCGGGGCTCGCCGTCGACGAGCCTGCTCGCAAGCCCTGACACCTCGTCATCCACCGTCTGGAAGCACCTGGTGAAGAGGTCGTCCCAGTGCTCCTTCATGTCCACATCGCTCATCTCGCCCAGATCGCTGGGGGGCCTCCTCAGCTCCTTGCTCAGCACGACGTGGAGCCTCTCCCGGCAGTAGTTGGACACCTGCGCGACCGCACGGAAATCCACAGATCGTCAGATCACGGGGCTCGCTCGCTCGGCTGGGGGGCCGCCGTTGGCGATGAATCCGAGGGGGAGGGGGTTTCCGGTCCCGGGCGTGCATACCTCGGCGCCGCCGTGGCCGTCGAAGACGGCGAAGAGGTGGGACGGGAGGCGGAGCGCGTCGGCGTCGAGCCCGAGCCCGTCGAGGTCGCGGCGGCGGGCGAGCAGGCGCACGGGCACGTCGGCGAAGCGGGGCACGGCGGCGCAGGCGTCCTCCATCTCCCCGCCGCGCCCCGGCGTGGCGACGCAGCCCCACACCGGCTCGCAGTCCATGAGGTAGACGCTCCGCTTGCCCCCCGCCACGAGCGCCGCCCGGCCGTCCCCGAGATCCAGGCGCTcgaccccgccgcccgccgccgcgcgctCCGGATCGCGCGGCGCCGGCTCGTCCTCCCCgcagatcgccgccgccgccgccatatcGAACCTGGTGAACTGAAACGAAAGacgacagcagcagccgactggccCAAGGAGGCAAGAAAGAGCCGCACCGCACCGCAGCCGGAGACGcacgccggaggaggaggtgagAGGGAGGTGGCTATGGGGGCTGCTGGNNNNNNNNNNNNNNNNNNNNNNNNNNNNNNNNNNNNNNNNNNNNNNNNNNNNNNNNNNNNNNNNNNNNNNNNNNNNNNNNNNNNNNNNNNNNNNNNNNNNNNNNNNNNNNNNNNNNNNNNNNNNNNNNNNNNNNNNNNNNNNNNNNNNNNNNNNNNNNNNNNNNNNNNNNNNNNNNNNNNNNNNNNNNNNNNNNNNNNNNNNNNNNNNNNNNNNNNNNNNNNNNNNNNNNNNNNNNNNNNNNNNNNNNNNNNNNNNNNNNNNNNNNNNNNNNNNNNNNNNNNNNNNNNNNNNNNNNNNNNNNNNNNNNNNNNNNNNNNNNNNNNNNNNNNNNNNNNNNNNNNNNNNNNNNNNNNNNNNNNNNNNNNNNNNNNNNNNGGATGATGGTGTGGAGCGCGCGCGCGTGTCCGGGGAGGGGAAAGGGGCAGGT
The sequence above is a segment of the Triticum dicoccoides isolate Atlit2015 ecotype Zavitan chromosome 1A, WEW_v2.0, whole genome shotgun sequence genome. Coding sequences within it:
- the LOC119288616 gene encoding protein phosphatase 2C 50-like produces the protein MAAAAAICGEDEPAPRDPERAAAGGGVERLDLGDGRAALVAGGKRSVYLMDCEPVWGCVATPGRGGEMEDACAAVPRFADVPVRLLARRRDLDGLGLDADALRLPSHLFAVFDGHGGAEVSNYCRERLHVVLSKELRRPPSDLGEMSDVDMKEHWDDLFTRCFQTVDDEVSGLASRLVDGEPRSDPIAAENVGSTAVAVVVCSSHVVVANCGDSRIVLSRGKEPVALSIDQKPDRKDERARIEAAGGKVIQWNGHRVSGILAMSRSIGDRYLKPYIIPKPEVTVVPRAKDDDCLILASDGLWDVVSNEEACKVARRQIQQWHKNNSVTTLSSDGGDGSTDPAAQAAADYLTRLALKKGSQDNITVIVVDLKPRRKPKNNS